Proteins encoded by one window of Mustela erminea isolate mMusErm1 chromosome 5, mMusErm1.Pri, whole genome shotgun sequence:
- the LOC116589969 gene encoding olfactory receptor 4F3/4F16/4F29-like, with translation MDGGNHSVVSQFVFLGLTHSWEIQLLLLVFSSVLYVAAMTGNILIVFSVTIDPHLHSPMYFLLASLSFIDLGACSATSPKMIYDLFRKHKVISFGGCIAQIFFIHVIGGVEMVLLIAMAFDRYVAICKPLHYLTIMSPRMCILFLVAAWALGIIHSLFQLAFIVNLPFCGPNVLDSFYCDLPRLLRLACTDTYRLQFMVTVNSGFLCVGSFSILLISYIFILFTVWKHSSGSSSKALSTLSAHITVVLFFFGPTMFIYTWPHPNSQLDKFLALSDAVLTPFLNPVIYTFRNKDMKAAMKRVCRQLVIYRKIS, from the coding sequence ATGGATGGAGGGAATCACTCGGTTGTGTCTCAGTTTGTGTTTCTGGGACTGACTCATTCATGGGAGATCCAGCTTCTTCTCTTGGTGTTCTCCTCTGTGCTCTATGTGGCAGCCATGACGGGAAACATCCTCATTGTGTTTTCTGTGACCATCGATCCTCACTTACATTCCCCCATGTACTTCCTACTGGCCAGTCTCTCTTTCATTGACTTGGGGGCCTGCTCTGCCACCTCACCCAAGATGATTTATGATCTTTTCAGAAAGCACAAAGTTATCTCCTTTGGAGGCTGCATTGCCCAGATCttcttcatccatgtcattggtGGCGTGGAGATGGTGCTGCTCATTGCCATGGCCTTTGACAGATATGTTGCCATTTGTAAGCCTCTGCACTACTTGACCATCATGAGTCCACGGATGTGCATTTTGTTTCTGGTTGCTGCTTGGGCCCTTGGCATAATACACTCACTGTTCCAACTAGCATTTATTGTTAATTTACCCTTCTGTGGTCCTAATGTATTGGACAGCTTTTACTGTGACCTTCCTCGTCTCCTCAGACTGGCTTGTACAGATACCTACAGATTGCAGTTCATGGTCACTGTCAACAGTGGGTTCCTCTGTGTTGGTTCTTTCTCTATACTCCTCATCTCCTACATCTTCATTCTGTTTACTGTTTGGAAACATTCCTCAGGCAGTTCGTCCAAAGCTCTTTCCACACTGTCAGCTCATATCACTgtggtcctttttttctttgggCCAAccatgtttatatatacatggCCACATCCCAATTCACAACTGGACAaatttcttgctctctctgatgCTGTTCTCACTCCTTTTCTGAATCCAGTCATCTACACATTCAGGAATAAGGACATGAAAGCAGCAATGAAGAGAGTATGCAGACAGCTAGTGATTTACAGGAAGATCTCATAG